A genomic stretch from Chelmon rostratus isolate fCheRos1 chromosome 14, fCheRos1.pri, whole genome shotgun sequence includes:
- the LOC121617293 gene encoding E3 ubiquitin-protein ligase CBL-like — protein sequence MAGNPRRGAGLIGLMKDAFQPHQQPPQPHQPAVVDKKMVEKCWKLMDKVVRLCQNPKVALKNSPPYILDLLPDTYQHLRTILSRYEGKIEILGENEYFRVVMENLTNKTKQTMSLFKEAKERMYEENSQPRRNLTKLSLIFSHMLAELKAIFPNGLFQGDNFRITKADAAEFWRRSFGDKTIVPWRTFRQALHEFHPISLGLEAMALKSTIDLTCNDYISVFEFDIFTRLFQPWSSLLRNWNSLAVTHPGYMAFLTYDEVKARLHRFIHKPGSYIFRLSCTRLGQWAIGYVTADGNILQTIPHNKPLFQALIDGYREGFYLFPDGRAQNPDLTGLCEPSPQDHIKVTQEQYELYCEMGSTFQLCKICAENDKDVKIEPCRHLMCTSCLTAWQESEGQGCPFCRCEIKGTEPIVVDPFHPKVSGASFAGFQGSSRAEAACNDEEEDDRLEDQHLVMSRLACSKVERPPSPVSQLPPVPPRLDLLQQRPCSSQAQGATAKMAATHRDKPLPLPPALRELPPPPPPERPSLVGQDSRLQRRPLPSTPDQPAWASNYMVPRPVTKALSALSSSPQSNGASGEGSKPQAATNAVYCLAARSLPASAGSSGEKPSSDCEENEYMSPTSLPASGAPWVITGSLVPPPPAQANHHNDISNEVGDSDSEDPQVYESMCNIQAQAGSSEAAQTSDLDHPQNSATVSQDKKEETSEEDVYEYDCPRPVAPPAPTRRTLSDMSGPSAAFSTLSIDGAVEASMFAAGVDPERPPKPLPRRANSDRRPRPVNREYSAPLPDLPGLSSSSSSASPPPPPAGQGSLALNGEIECLMSQGYSIQDIQKALMIAQNNLETAKNILREFVSIPSTAHIAT from the exons GTGGTGCGTTTGTGCCAGAACCCAAAAGTGGCATTGAAGAACAGCCCACCCTACATCCTGGACCTGCTGCCAGATACCTACCAGCACCTGCGCACCATTCTGTCCCGATACGAGGGCAAAATAGAGATCCTTGGGGAGAACGAGTATTTCCGCGTGGTCATGGAGAACTTGACCAATAAGACTAAGCAGACCATGAGCCTTTTTAAGGAGGCCAAGGAGAGGATGTATGAGGAGAACTCCCAGCCCAG GCGGAACCTGACCAAGCTGTCTCTGATCTTCAGTCACAtgctagcagagctaaaagCCATCTTCCCCAACGGCTTATTTCAGGGCGACAACTTCAGGATCACCAAAGCTGATGCTGCTGAATTTTGGAGGAGGTCATTTGGGGACAA GACCATTGTGCCATGGAGGACGTTTCGTCAGGCACTCCATGAGTTTCACCCCATCAGCTTGGGCTTGGAGGCCATGGCTCTCAAGTCCACCATCGACCTCACCTGCAACGACTACATCTCTGTGTTTGAGTTCGACATCTTCACCAGGCTCTTCCAG CCGTGGTCGTCTCTTTTAAGGAACTGGAACAGCCTGGCAGTCACACATCCTGGTTACATGGCGTTCCTCACCTACGACGAGGTCAAGGCTCGACTGCACAGGTTCATCCACAAACCTGGCAG CTACATCTTCAGGCTGAGCTGCACTCGGCTGGGCCAGTGGGCGATCGGCTACGTGACAGCCGACGGGAACATCCTGCAGACCATCCCCCATAACAAACCACTTTTCCAAGCCCTCATTGATGGATACAGAGAGGGATT CTATCTGTTCCCAGATGGTCGTGCACAGAACCCAGACCTAACAGGGCTGTGTGAACCTTCTCCACAAGACCACATCAAAGTTACTCAG GAGCAGTATGAGCTGTACTGTGAGATGGGCTCCACTTTCCAGCTTTGCAAGATCTGCGCAGAGAACGACAAAGACGTGAAGATCGAGCCCTGCAGACACCTGATGTGCACCTCCTGTCTGACTGCATGGCAG GAGTCGGAGGGTCAAGGCTGTCCATTTTGCCGCTGTGAGATCAAAGGCACAGAGCCCATCGTAGTGGACCCCTTCCACCCGAAGGTCAGCGGGGCTTCCTTTGCTGGTTTCCAGGGGTCCAGCAGGGCAGAGGCTGCCTGcaatgatgaagaagaggacgaTCGCCTGGAGGACCAGCACCTTGTCATGAGCAGGCTGGCCTGTAGCAAG GTAGAGCGCCCACCATCTCCAGTATCTCAGCTGCCTCCAGTGCCCCCCCGACTGgacctcctgcagcagagacccTGCAGCTCACAGGCTCAGGGAGCCACAGCGaag ATGGCAGCCACACACAGGGACAAGCCTCTACCTCTGCCTCCAGCCCTGAGAGagcttccccctcctccccctccggAGCGCCCCTCCCTCGTCGGTCAGGACTCCAGACTCCAGAGGAGACCCCTGCCCTCCACCCCTGACCAGCCCGCCTGGGCTTCTAACTACATGGTCCCACGCCCGGTAACCAAGGCCCTGTcagccctgtcctccagccctCAGAGCAACGGAGCCAGTGGAGAGGGAAGCAAACCCCAGGCAGCTACTAACGCTGTCTACTGCCTGGCTGCAAG ATCTCTGCCAGCTTCTGCCGGGTCGAGTGGGGAGAAGCCGTCGTCGGACTGTGAGGAGAATGAATACATGAGTCCCACCTCCCTGCCAGCCTCTGGTGCTCCCTGGGTCATAACAGGCTCCTTGGTGCCCCCACCACCGGCCCAGGCGAACCACCACAATGACATCAG CAATGAGGTGGGTGACAGTGACTCTGAGGACCCCCAAGTCTATGAGTCCATGTGTAACATCCAGGCCCAGGCCGGTTCCTCTGAGGCAGCACAGACCTCTGACCTCG accaCCCTCAAAATTCAGCCACCGTTTCCCAGGACAAGAAGGAGGAGACCAGTGAGGAGGATGTTTACGAGTATGACTGTCCCAGACCGGTCGCTCCCCCCGCCCCCACCAGAAGAACCCTGTCAGATATGAGCGGCCCCTCCGCTGCCTTCAGCACCCTCAGCATAGATGGTGCAGTAGAAGCCA gtatGTTTGCAGCAGGTGTCGACCCTGAACGTCCCCCTAAACCTCTCCCACGGCGAGCCAACTCTGACCGGCGGCCTCGACCTGTAAACCGTGAATATAGTGCTCCGTTGCCAGACCTCCCtggtctctcctcctcctcctcctctgcctcccctcctcctcctcctgcaggccaAGGAAGCCTGGCCCTAAACGGGGAGATTGAATGCCTGATGTCCCAAGGCTACTCCATCCAGGACATCCAGAAAGCCCTGATGATCGCCCAGAACAACCTGGAGACGGCCAAGAACATCCTGCGCGAGTTCGTCTCCATCCCCTCTACCGCACACATCGCCACATAG